From Ochotona princeps isolate mOchPri1 chromosome X, mOchPri1.hap1, whole genome shotgun sequence, one genomic window encodes:
- the LOC101526575 gene encoding melanoma-associated antigen B18-like, which translates to MPRGQKSKLRAREKRRQARGENHTVSTTETHSLPVAPEIVPSTSNTTEAFAGINLDEGARSPSEERSNNPRGMENIRKDPLNKKVVLLVQFLLQKYQNKEPITKADMLKYVIKKYKGYFDEIIKRTSEHLELAFGVDLKEVDPVKQCYTLVSKLNLTCDGVLIPDSMPKTGLLMVVLSVIFMKGNCAPEEEIWEVLNMMGVYADRRHFIYGDPRRIIQEDFVQLKYLDFQQVPNSDPIQYEFRWGPRACAETTKMQVLEFLAKIHDADPMDFPIWYEEALKDERERVQARVAALARTSAMFAK; encoded by the coding sequence ATGCCCCGAGGGCAGAAGAGTAAGCTCCGTGCCCGTGAGAAGCGCCGCCAGGCCCGTGGTGAGAACCACACCGTGTCTACTACTGAGACACATAGCCTTCCTGTGGCACCAGAGATAGTCCCATCCACTTCCAACACTACTGAAGCTTTTGCAGGCATAAATTTAGATGAAGGTGCCAGAAGCCCAAGTGAAGAAAGATCAAATAACCCACGGGGCATGGAGAATATCCGCAAAGATCCTTTAAACAAGAAGGTCGTTTTGCTGGTACAGTTCCTTctgcaaaaatatcaaaataaagagCCAATTACCAAGGCCGATATGCTGAAGTATGTTATCAAAAAGTACAAGGGCTACTTTGATGAGATAATCAAGAGAACCTCTGAGCACTTGGAACTGGCTTTTGGTGTTGATTTAAAGGAAGTGGATCCTGTGAAGCAGTGCTACACCCTTGTTAGCAAGTTAAACCTCACCTGTGATGGTGTGTTGATTCCAGACAGCATGCCCAAGACCGGCCTCCTGATGGTAGTCCTGAGTGTGATCTTCATGAAAGGCAACTGTGCTCCTGAAGAAGAAATATGGGAAGTATTGAATATGATGGGAGTGTATGCTGATAGAAGGCATTTCATCTATGGAGACCCCAGGAGGATCATCCAGGAAGATTTCGTGCAGCTCAAGTACTTAGACTTCCAGCAGGTGCCCAACAGTGACCCCATACAGTATGAATTCCGGTGGGGTCCCAGAGCCTGTGCTGAAACCACCAAGATGCAAGTCTTGGAGTTTTTGGCCAAGATCCATGATGCTGACCCCATGGATTTCCCAATCTGGTATGAAGAAGCtttgaaagatgagagagagagagtccaagCCAGAGTTGCAGCATTGGCTCGTACTTCTGCCATGTTTGCCAAGTGA